The Elusimicrobiota bacterium genomic interval AGCCCTGCGTAAAGTCGCATGAAACGGAGCGCGTCGGCATTGCCGACGCGCCCCCGGCGCCCCCCTCGCAGGGGGGCGCCGGTTCCGTTAGGGGTGACCCTGCTGTTGCTGTTCTGCCTCAGGCCGGCCTCAGCCTGGAGCCAATCCGCCTCCACCCAGCCGGTAGTCGCCGAAATCCGGGTCGCTGAGCGCCTCGACGTTTTCGACCCCCGGGTCCCGGGCGAAGCCTGGTGGGGCTTCCAGATCGCCAACAAAATTCACGTCACGACCCGCGAACGGATCATCCGCCAGGAGATCCTGCTCCGACCGGGCGACCCCTGGGACGAACTCAAGGCCCTGGAATCCGAGCGCAACCTGCGCGCCCTGGGCTCGTTCCGCTGGGCCATGGTCACGGCCGTGCCGCGGCCGGACGGCAAAGTCGACGTCCTGGCCAAGGCCCAGGATTCCTGGACCACCATACCGAACCTCTCCATCGGGACCGAAGGGGGCCAGAACTTCTTCGCCTACGGCATCCAGGAGAACAACCTCTTCGGGTACAACAAATCCGTCTCCCTCCTGCACTACCAGAACGGGCCCACGGTGCGCAACGATCTGCGCTACACGGACCCCCGGTTGTTAGCCACCCGTTTGCGCCTCTCGGCCCTGGCGGCCAGGACCAGCCATGGAGATTCCACCGGCCTGGACCTGGCGCGGCCTTTCTATGCCCTGGATACGCCCTACGCCTACGGAGCGGGATGGACGCGGCTCATCGACGAGGACACGCTCTATCGGAGCGGCCAGAACTACTCCCAGTTCCTGGAATACACCCGGAGCTTCATGCTCAGCGCGGGCCGGCGCCTGGGCAGCGGCGAGGCTCTGACCCAGCGCCTGGAGGCGGGCTGGCTCTACAGCAAGAGCCGCTTCGACTCCGAACCAGGGACTCTGGCCGGCACCATGCCGCCGGACCGCGAGCTCTCCGGGCCCACCTTGGGCTACTCTTGGATCCAGCCCCGCTACATCAAGGAGACCTATGTCGACCGGATGGAGCGCGTCGAAGACTACAACCTGGGCAACGAGCTGAGCTTCCTGGGCGGCTATGCCGGCACGCACCTGCAGTCGGACCGGGAGCGCTGGATATTCAACGCCACGGACCAGCAGGGCTTGAGCCTCGGCGAGGGCCGCTTCGCCCTGGCCCAGGTCGGCGCGGCCGGCCGCGTGGCGGGGGGGGACTGGGAGAACGCACTGCTCTTCACCAATCTCGACCTGTTCTGGAAGTCGGAGCGCCCCGTCCTCAACACGTGGGTGGCGCATCTGGAGGGCGCGACGGTGCGCCGGATGGACAAAGAGAACCAGGTCGTCCTGGGCGGGGACACTGGACTGCGCGGCTATGAGAATAACGCCTTCACCGGCGCCAAGGCCTTTCTGGCCAACGTCGAGAACCGATTCTTCGCTCCCGGGGAATACCTGCATCTGGTGCGCGTGGGCGGCGCGGTCTTCTTCGACTCCGGCGCGGTGGCCCCGGAGGGGGCGGGGCTCTCCCTGCGGAGCTTCAAATCGGACGTGGGCATGGGGCTGAGGCTGGCCTCGACGCGGTCGCGCTCCGGCGGAGTCCTGCGCGTGGACCTGGCCTACGCCCTGGACCAAGGCCCGGGGCCGAGCCGCTGGGTGGTGTC includes:
- a CDS encoding BamA/TamA family outer membrane protein, producing the protein MTLLLLFCLRPASAWSQSASTQPVVAEIRVAERLDVFDPRVPGEAWWGFQIANKIHVTTRERIIRQEILLRPGDPWDELKALESERNLRALGSFRWAMVTAVPRPDGKVDVLAKAQDSWTTIPNLSIGTEGGQNFFAYGIQENNLFGYNKSVSLLHYQNGPTVRNDLRYTDPRLLATRLRLSALAARTSHGDSTGLDLARPFYALDTPYAYGAGWTRLIDEDTLYRSGQNYSQFLEYTRSFMLSAGRRLGSGEALTQRLEAGWLYSKSRFDSEPGTLAGTMPPDRELSGPTLGYSWIQPRYIKETYVDRMERVEDYNLGNELSFLGGYAGTHLQSDRERWIFNATDQQGLSLGEGRFALAQVGAAGRVAGGDWENALLFTNLDLFWKSERPVLNTWVAHLEGATVRRMDKENQVVLGGDTGLRGYENNAFTGAKAFLANVENRFFAPGEYLHLVRVGGAVFFDSGAVAPEGAGLSLRSFKSDVGMGLRLASTRSRSGGVLRVDLAYALDQGPGPSRWVVSIRGGQAFSIFNSATRRLRRPPTSRLDEVAPPGFPDPR